The sequence below is a genomic window from Thioalkalivibrio sp. ALJ12.
CCGGCGTTCGGCCATGATCGCGGGATTCGGGTGGATCGGCCGGGGTCCGAGGCGGGATGCCGCCCTCGGTCATCAGCGGCTTCAGGGTTGTGCGCAGGTTGCGGAACAACCGCGGGTGCTGGGCCTCCTCCTGCGCGAGCAGCTGCTTCATGTGTTCGCGCTGGGTGGGCATCGCGAAGCAGGCCGGGCAGTTGTCCAGGATCACCGGCAGCCCGGCGGCCTCGGCGAAATCGCGGGTCTGGCGTTCGCGCACATAGACCAGCGGGCGGATCACCCGCAGGTCGCCTGCGTCGATCGCGTAGTGGGCCTTCATCGTACGCAGCTGGCCACCGTGGAAGGCACTCATCATGAAGCTCTCGGCCAGGTCATCCAGGTGCTGGCCCAGCGCCAGCACGTTGTAGCCGTGTTCGCGCGCGGTGCGATACATCAGGCCGCGTTTCATTCGCGAGCAGAAGGAGCAGAACGAGTCGTTGTCCATGTGCTCGCCGGCCAGCTCCGCGATTGGCTCGGAGACGAAGTGATACGGGATGCCGTAACCACCGAGATAGTCCATCAGCCGCTGTGGCTCGAAGCCCTCGATCTCCGGATTGATCGTGACCGCGCCGACCTCGAAGCGCACGGGCGCCCGCCGCGCCAGGCCATGCAGCAGCCACAGCAACGTCAGCGAATCCTTGCCACCGGACAGCCCGACCAGGATCCGGTCGCCCTCGCGGATCATGTCGAAGTCCGCGATGGCGCGGCCGGCCAGGCGGCGGATGGAGGTGGGGACGGCGGGCGTTTCCATGGCCCGCAACATAGGGCGGCGAGGCCCGCTTCGCAAGCGCCGCCATACCCGCAGCGGTTGCCGGATGGCGCCCATTGTCGGTGCAGCCATGCGCCGTTATGCACCCGGTGGAGGCAAGAAGCCCCGGCGCCCAGCGCCGGACGCGGGCCACACGCATGGCACCGCGCTTGCATACGGGTTGGACAGGCGCTTCAACGGTGGGGGACCGGTATGCACGATCGCAAGAGCTTGAGCCTGGCCGCCGAGCTGCGCCGGAACCTGCGCGCAGAGTTCCCGGCGGTGGCGCGGCTGTCGGTCACCAACCCCGACTTCATGGAGGCCATCCTGGACTACGCCTCACGCTCGCAGTCGAGCGCCGCCCAGGCCGCCGCGCTCTCGCTGCGCAGCGAATTGCAGCGTTCGGGGCACCTGGCACCGCCGGAAGCTGGGCCGGACTCGTCGGAACGCCACGTGGAGCCGCAACGGCGCCGGGTCTATCGGGGGCAGATCATCGACGAATAGACGGACTGCGGACTTTCCCTGCGCGAACGTTTTGGCGACACTCGGGGCCCGCAATCTAGGAAACACTGATCAATGGACACCCTTTACCCGGAGATCGAACCGCACAGCACAGGAAGGCTCGCGGTCGGTGACGGCCACGAGCTCTACTTTGAAGAATGCGGCACACCCGACGGGATTCCGGTCGTGTTTCT
It includes:
- a CDS encoding tRNA 2-thiocytidine(32) synthetase TtcA, which codes for METPAVPTSIRRLAGRAIADFDMIREGDRILVGLSGGKDSLTLLWLLHGLARRAPVRFEVGAVTINPEIEGFEPQRLMDYLGGYGIPYHFVSEPIAELAGEHMDNDSFCSFCSRMKRGLMYRTAREHGYNVLALGQHLDDLAESFMMSAFHGGQLRTMKAHYAIDAGDLRVIRPLVYVRERQTRDFAEAAGLPVILDNCPACFAMPTQREHMKQLLAQEEAQHPRLFRNLRTTLKPLMTEGGIPPRTPADPPESRDHGRTPASA